From the genome of Pseudomonas sp. TMP9, one region includes:
- the fis gene encoding DNA-binding transcriptional regulator Fis: MTMLTETLGSVMAPVSDNSSLKQHLNTPSEEGQTLRGSVEKALHNYFAHLEGADVCDVYNLVLTEVEAPLLETVMNYVKGNQTKASELLGLNRGTLRKKLKQYDLL, from the coding sequence ATGACGATGTTGACCGAGACTTTAGGAAGTGTGATGGCGCCCGTGAGTGACAACAGCAGTTTAAAACAGCACCTGAATACGCCTAGCGAAGAGGGGCAAACCCTGCGCGGCAGTGTTGAGAAGGCGCTGCACAACTACTTTGCCCATCTTGAGGGCGCGGACGTCTGTGACGTCTACAACTTGGTGCTCACTGAAGTGGAAGCGCCGCTGCTGGAGACCGTGATGAACTACGTCAAGGGTAACCAGACCAAAGCCTCCGAACTGCTCGGTTTGAATCGCGGCACCCTGCGCAAAAAGCTCAAGCAATACGATCTGCTGTAA
- the dusB gene encoding tRNA dihydrouridine synthase DusB, producing the protein MSALRIGPYTLTNALILAPMAGVTDQPFRQLCKRMGAGLVVSEMVTSDVRLWNTRKSSLRMMHSGDPEPRSVQIAGGDPEMLAEAARRNVELGAQIIDINMGCPAKKVCNKAAGSALLKDEQLVREILQAVVAAVDVPVTLKIRTGWDREHKNGISVARIAEDSGIVALAVHGRTRADLYRGEAEYETIAAIKQAVSIPVLANGDIDSPEKAKAVLAATGADGLLIGRAAQGRPWIFREIEHFLRTGEHLPAPSLYEVERILLEHLAALHAFYGDVMGVRIARKHVSWYLATLPGAKEFRAQFNRIDSTDAQCTNVREFFSERHNNGEGVAA; encoded by the coding sequence ATGTCGGCGCTACGCATCGGCCCTTACACATTGACCAACGCCCTGATTCTCGCCCCGATGGCGGGCGTCACTGACCAGCCCTTTCGTCAGCTGTGTAAACGCATGGGCGCAGGCTTGGTGGTGTCAGAAATGGTCACCAGTGATGTGCGTTTGTGGAACACCCGCAAATCGAGCCTGCGCATGATGCACAGCGGTGATCCCGAGCCGCGCTCGGTGCAGATCGCCGGTGGCGACCCTGAGATGCTCGCCGAAGCAGCCAGACGTAACGTAGAGCTGGGCGCGCAGATCATCGACATCAACATGGGCTGCCCGGCAAAAAAAGTCTGCAACAAGGCTGCCGGCTCCGCCCTGCTGAAGGATGAGCAACTGGTGCGCGAGATTCTTCAGGCAGTTGTCGCCGCGGTGGATGTGCCGGTGACCCTGAAGATTCGCACCGGCTGGGACCGCGAACACAAGAACGGTATCAGCGTGGCGAGGATCGCCGAAGACAGCGGCATTGTTGCGTTAGCCGTGCATGGCCGCACCCGCGCTGATTTATACAGGGGCGAGGCCGAGTACGAGACCATTGCCGCGATTAAACAGGCCGTGTCGATTCCGGTGCTGGCCAATGGCGATATTGACTCACCCGAGAAGGCCAAAGCCGTTCTCGCGGCCACCGGTGCTGATGGCCTGCTGATCGGTCGCGCGGCGCAGGGCCGCCCTTGGATATTCCGTGAAATTGAGCATTTTCTGCGTACCGGCGAACACCTACCGGCACCCAGCTTGTATGAGGTGGAACGTATTCTGCTTGAGCATCTGGCTGCACTGCACGCCTTCTACGGCGATGTTATGGGCGTACGCATTGCCCGCAAACATGTCAGCTGGTATCTCGCAACCTTGCCGGGCGCCAAGGAGTTTCGCGCCCAGTTCAACCGTATAGACAGTACGGACGCGCAGTGCACCAACGTTCGCGAGTTTTTCAGCGAACGTCATAACAATGGAGAAGGGGTGGCCGCATGA
- the accB gene encoding acetyl-CoA carboxylase biotin carboxyl carrier protein, with protein sequence MDIRKVKKLIELLEESGIDELEIREGEESVRISRHSKQPAFMQQPMYAPAPAPAAPAAAPVAAEAAAPVAAKLNGTVVRSPMVGTFYRASGPTTGNFVEVGQSVKKGDILCIVEAMKMMNHIEAETSGVIDSILGENGQPVEYDQPLFTIV encoded by the coding sequence ATGGATATTCGTAAAGTCAAAAAACTGATCGAGCTGCTGGAAGAATCCGGCATCGACGAACTGGAGATTCGCGAAGGCGAAGAGTCTGTGCGCATCAGCCGGCACAGCAAGCAGCCGGCCTTTATGCAACAGCCAATGTACGCCCCAGCACCTGCACCCGCTGCTCCAGCTGCCGCGCCCGTTGCTGCTGAAGCAGCTGCCCCGGTTGCAGCCAAGCTGAACGGCACCGTGGTGCGCTCGCCGATGGTCGGCACCTTCTACCGCGCGTCCGGCCCGACTACCGGTAACTTTGTTGAAGTCGGACAAAGCGTGAAGAAAGGCGACATCCTCTGCATCGTTGAAGCAATGAAGATGATGAACCACATCGAGGCCGAAACCAGCGGCGTGATCGACTCCATTTTGGGTGAGAACGGGCAGCCGGTGGAATACGACCAGCCTCTGTTCACCATCGTTTGA
- the purD gene encoding phosphoribosylamine--glycine ligase — protein sequence MNVLIIGSGGREHALAWKVAQDKRVDTVFVAPGNAGTATEAKCENVAIDVLDIAALADFAKKNVQLTIVGPEAPLVAGVVDLFRTRKLDVFGPTAAAAQLEGSKAFTKDFLARHGIPTADYQNFTEVEPALAYLQKVGAPIVIKADGLAAGKGVIVAMTLIEAEDAVRDMLAGNAFGEAGSRVVIEEFLDGEEASFIVMVDGKNVLPMATSQDHKRVGDADTGPNTGGMGAYSPAPVVTAEVHQRVMDEVIYPTVRGMASEGNVYTGFLYAGLMIDKSGRAKVIEFNCRFGDPETQPIMLRLESSLVLLVEAALAKALDKVEATWDPRPTVGVVIAAGGYPADYSKGDVIEGLDAAAQLDGKVFHAGTALKEGQVVTAGGRVLCATAIGRSVEEAQQQAYRLAEKIRWDGSFYRNDIGYRAIAREHQAK from the coding sequence ATGAACGTATTGATCATCGGCAGCGGCGGTCGTGAACACGCCCTGGCCTGGAAAGTCGCGCAGGATAAGCGCGTCGACACCGTCTTCGTGGCCCCCGGCAACGCCGGCACCGCCACTGAAGCCAAGTGCGAAAACGTCGCCATCGACGTGCTGGATATCGCAGCGTTAGCTGACTTTGCTAAAAAGAATGTGCAGCTGACCATCGTCGGCCCGGAAGCGCCGCTGGTGGCGGGGGTGGTTGATCTGTTTCGCACGCGCAAGCTGGATGTGTTCGGCCCCACCGCCGCCGCCGCGCAGTTGGAAGGGTCCAAGGCTTTCACCAAAGACTTCCTCGCCCGCCACGGCATCCCGACGGCTGACTACCAGAACTTCACCGAAGTTGAGCCGGCCCTGGCTTACTTGCAAAAAGTCGGCGCGCCCATTGTGATCAAGGCCGACGGCCTGGCCGCCGGTAAAGGCGTAATCGTCGCCATGACGCTCATTGAAGCCGAAGACGCTGTGCGCGACATGCTCGCCGGCAATGCCTTTGGCGAAGCCGGTTCGCGGGTGGTGATTGAAGAGTTTCTCGACGGTGAAGAAGCCTCGTTTATTGTCATGGTTGATGGCAAAAACGTGCTGCCGATGGCCACCAGCCAGGACCACAAACGTGTGGGCGACGCTGATACAGGCCCCAACACCGGCGGTATGGGCGCCTATTCTCCAGCCCCGGTGGTCACCGCTGAGGTGCATCAGCGGGTGATGGATGAAGTGATTTACCCAACCGTGCGCGGCATGGCCAGCGAGGGTAACGTCTACACCGGCTTCCTCTATGCTGGGCTGATGATCGACAAGAGCGGCCGAGCGAAGGTGATCGAATTCAACTGCCGCTTTGGCGACCCAGAAACCCAGCCGATCATGCTGCGCTTGGAGTCCAGCTTGGTGTTGCTGGTGGAAGCAGCACTGGCCAAAGCGCTGGATAAGGTCGAAGCCACGTGGGACCCTCGCCCGACGGTGGGAGTGGTCATCGCCGCAGGCGGCTACCCGGCTGATTACAGCAAGGGCGATGTGATCGAAGGCCTGGACGCTGCGGCGCAACTGGATGGCAAAGTCTTCCACGCCGGCACTGCACTAAAAGAGGGCCAGGTTGTGACCGCCGGTGGTCGCGTACTGTGCGCCACCGCCATTGGTCGTAGCGTTGAAGAGGCCCAACAACAAGCCTATCGTCTGGCTGAGAAAATCCGCTGGGATGGCAGTTTCTACCGCAACGACATCGGCTACCGAGCCATTGCCCGCGAACACCAAGCTAAATAA
- a CDS encoding DUF3426 domain-containing protein, translating to MIQSFITQCPHCRTSFRVSLTQLGAAHGAVRCGACLHVFNAAQQLREQGQQLTAPPAPAAAPAPLPSTSPAPLAVTPVAAQAIPAVPASTDTLWIHDDLDLDSLNLDEELAKLDAQEQQLSKQFLAIDSATHTHEGFLAPEPAEHDPLDERWAEALLQDEQPKPAASRTAPHQPLTPQVQPTRAPAAPILAPAPAAISEPVDEPAHQFNVIDRRRQEPEAEHIALHAEPKLFSARRDDDEEAQPPTAKQALRAEPELRDEHLFELDDEPLQLDWQPQQKPWGRWIGWGLLNLIGAMALAGQYVMYHFDELARQDQYRPWFEQLCPSVGCLLPSKVDIAQVKSSNLVVRSHPEFSGALVVDAILYNRAPFSQPFPLLEMRFADINGQLLASRRFKPSEYLAGELAGNAEMPPQTPIHISLDILDPGTQAVNYSLSFHSPE from the coding sequence ATGATCCAGAGCTTCATCACCCAGTGCCCCCATTGCCGTACCAGCTTTCGCGTGAGCCTTACGCAGCTGGGCGCGGCCCATGGTGCCGTGCGCTGCGGAGCCTGCCTGCATGTGTTCAATGCCGCGCAACAACTGCGCGAGCAAGGCCAACAGCTGACCGCCCCGCCAGCACCAGCCGCTGCACCGGCGCCATTGCCGAGCACATCGCCAGCGCCACTAGCGGTCACTCCCGTTGCCGCTCAAGCAATACCAGCCGTCCCCGCCAGCACTGACACACTGTGGATTCATGACGACCTCGATCTCGACAGCCTCAACCTTGATGAAGAGCTGGCCAAGCTCGACGCTCAAGAGCAGCAGTTGTCCAAACAGTTTTTAGCGATTGATAGCGCCACTCACACCCACGAAGGCTTTCTCGCACCGGAGCCCGCCGAGCACGACCCGCTCGACGAGCGCTGGGCAGAAGCCCTGTTGCAGGATGAACAGCCCAAGCCAGCCGCTAGCCGCACCGCCCCACACCAACCGCTGACGCCACAGGTGCAACCGACACGTGCACCGGCAGCACCGATATTGGCACCTGCTCCCGCTGCGATAAGCGAGCCCGTTGACGAGCCCGCGCACCAGTTCAACGTTATAGACCGCCGCCGGCAAGAGCCTGAGGCCGAACACATTGCACTGCACGCCGAGCCTAAGCTTTTTAGCGCACGGCGTGACGATGATGAAGAGGCCCAGCCGCCCACAGCGAAACAAGCCTTACGCGCCGAACCTGAATTGCGTGACGAACACCTGTTTGAGCTGGATGATGAGCCGCTGCAACTGGACTGGCAGCCGCAGCAGAAACCTTGGGGACGCTGGATCGGCTGGGGCCTGCTGAACCTAATCGGGGCGATGGCCTTGGCCGGGCAGTACGTGATGTATCACTTCGACGAGCTGGCCCGGCAAGATCAGTACCGTCCGTGGTTTGAACAACTGTGCCCGAGCGTCGGCTGCCTGCTGCCGTCCAAGGTCGATATCGCCCAAGTCAAAAGCAGTAATCTGGTGGTACGCAGTCATCCCGAATTCAGCGGTGCGCTGGTCGTCGACGCCATCCTCTACAACCGTGCGCCGTTCTCGCAACCTTTCCCGCTGCTGGAAATGCGCTTTGCCGATATCAACGGCCAACTGCTCGCCAGCCGCCGCTTTAAACCCAGCGAATACCTGGCCGGGGAGCTGGCGGGTAACGCAGAAATGCCGCCACAAACGCCGATCCATATCTCCTTGGACATCCTCGATCCGGGCACCCAAGCGGTGAATTACAGCCTGAGTTTCCACTCCCCGGAATAA
- the accC gene encoding acetyl-CoA carboxylase biotin carboxylase subunit: protein MLEKVLIANRGEIALRILRACKELGIKTVAVHSTADRDLMHLGLADESVCIGPAAGTLSYLNIPAIISAAEVTGATAIHPGYGFLAENADFAEQVENSGFAFVGPTAETIRLMGDKVSAKDAMKRAGVPVVPGSDGPLPEDEETALQIAREVGYPVIIKAAGGGGGRGMRVVYQEEDLIKSAKLTRSEAGSVFGNPMVYLEKFLGNPRHVEVQILSDGQGNAIHLGDRDCSLQRRHQKVLEEAPAPGINEKARAEVLQRCVDACIEIGYRGAGTFEFLYEDGNFYFIEMNTRVQVEHPVTEMVTGIDIVKEMLSIAAGNKLSFKQSDVVIRGHSLECRINAEDPDNFMPCPGKVSHFHAPGGNGVRVDSHLYSGYTVPPHYDSLIGKIITYGATRDEAMARMRNALDEIIVDGIKTNVPLHRMLVRDKGFCQGGINIHYLEKKLGMDKH, encoded by the coding sequence ATGTTGGAAAAAGTTCTGATCGCCAACCGCGGCGAGATCGCCTTGCGCATTTTGCGCGCCTGCAAAGAGCTGGGCATCAAAACCGTTGCAGTGCACTCCACTGCTGACCGCGACCTGATGCACTTGGGCCTTGCAGATGAGTCCGTGTGCATCGGCCCAGCGGCTGGCACCCTGTCATATTTGAACATCCCGGCCATTATCAGCGCCGCTGAAGTGACCGGCGCGACCGCCATTCACCCAGGTTACGGCTTCCTCGCGGAAAACGCTGACTTCGCCGAACAAGTGGAAAACTCAGGCTTTGCCTTTGTCGGCCCAACCGCTGAAACCATCCGCTTGATGGGCGACAAGGTCTCCGCCAAAGACGCCATGAAGCGCGCAGGCGTGCCGGTGGTCCCCGGCTCCGACGGCCCGCTACCGGAAGACGAAGAAACAGCGCTGCAGATTGCCCGTGAAGTCGGCTACCCGGTGATCATCAAAGCCGCTGGCGGCGGCGGCGGTCGCGGCATGCGTGTGGTTTACCAAGAAGAAGACCTGATCAAATCAGCCAAGCTGACTCGCAGCGAAGCCGGTTCGGTGTTCGGCAACCCGATGGTCTATCTGGAAAAGTTTCTCGGCAACCCACGCCACGTGGAAGTGCAGATTCTTTCCGACGGCCAAGGCAATGCCATCCACCTGGGCGATCGCGACTGCTCGCTGCAGCGTCGCCACCAGAAAGTACTGGAAGAAGCGCCGGCACCGGGCATCAATGAAAAAGCCCGCGCTGAGGTGCTGCAACGCTGCGTCGATGCGTGCATCGAGATCGGCTATCGCGGTGCTGGCACCTTTGAGTTCCTTTACGAAGACGGCAATTTCTACTTTATCGAGATGAACACCCGCGTGCAGGTGGAGCATCCGGTGACGGAAATGGTCACGGGCATCGACATCGTTAAAGAGATGCTCAGCATCGCGGCTGGCAACAAGCTGTCGTTCAAGCAGAGTGACGTGGTCATTCGCGGGCATTCGCTGGAATGCCGGATTAACGCTGAAGACCCGGACAACTTTATGCCCTGCCCCGGCAAAGTCAGCCATTTCCATGCACCGGGCGGTAACGGTGTGCGGGTGGATTCGCACCTGTACAGCGGTTACACCGTTCCGCCGCACTACGACTCATTGATCGGCAAGATCATCACCTACGGCGCCACCCGCGACGAGGCCATGGCCCGGATGCGCAACGCGCTGGACGAGATCATCGTCGACGGCATCAAGACTAACGTGCCGCTGCACCGCATGCTGGTTCGCGACAAAGGCTTCTGCCAAGGCGGCATCAATATCCATTATCTGGAGAAAAAACTGGGCATGGATAAGCACTAA
- the purH gene encoding bifunctional phosphoribosylaminoimidazolecarboxamide formyltransferase/IMP cyclohydrolase, giving the protein MTDQTTRLPVRRALISVSDKTGILEFARELVALNVEILSTGGTYKLLKDNGVAAVEVADYTGFAEMMDGRVKTLHPMIHGGILGRRGIDDGIMTEHGIKPIDLVAVNLYPFAATVAKPGCSLPDAIENIDIGGPTMVRSAAKNHKDVAIVVNAGDYTGIVESLKAGGLTYAERFALMLKAFEHTAAYDGMIANYLGTIDQTTESLSTENRGTFPQTFNSQFVKAQEMRYGENPHQSAAFYVEALKGEASISTAVQLQGKELSFNNVADTDAALECVKSFVKPACVIVKHANPCGVAVALDSEGGIRQAYELAYATDTESAFGGIIAFNRELDSATAQAIVERQFVEVIIAPKISLEARAIVAAKANVRLLECGEWAAERSAGWDLKRVNGGLLVQSRDIGMIKAEELKIVTQRAPSEQEVHDLIFAWKVAKFVKSNAIVYAKNRQTIGVGAGQMSRVNSARIAAIKAEHAGLKVAGSVMASDAFFPFRDGLDNAAANGITAVIQPGGSMRDAEVIAAADEANIAMVFTGMRHFRH; this is encoded by the coding sequence ATGACCGACCAGACCACCCGCCTCCCCGTTCGCCGTGCCTTGATCAGTGTGTCCGACAAGACCGGCATCCTTGAGTTTGCTCGCGAGCTCGTCGCCCTGAATGTGGAGATCCTCTCCACGGGCGGCACTTACAAACTGCTCAAAGACAATGGTGTAGCTGCCGTAGAAGTGGCCGACTACACCGGCTTCGCGGAAATGATGGACGGTCGAGTGAAGACCCTGCACCCGATGATCCATGGCGGCATCCTCGGTCGCCGCGGTATCGATGACGGCATCATGACTGAGCACGGCATCAAGCCGATCGACCTGGTCGCCGTTAACCTCTACCCGTTCGCCGCCACTGTAGCTAAGCCGGGCTGCAGCCTGCCGGACGCTATTGAGAACATCGACATTGGCGGCCCAACCATGGTTCGCTCCGCCGCGAAGAACCACAAAGACGTGGCCATCGTGGTCAACGCTGGCGATTACACCGGTATCGTTGAGTCACTGAAAGCGGGCGGCCTGACTTACGCCGAGCGCTTCGCCCTGATGCTCAAAGCTTTTGAACACACCGCGGCCTACGACGGCATGATCGCCAACTACCTGGGCACCATCGACCAAACGACCGAAAGCCTGTCCACTGAAAACCGTGGCACCTTCCCGCAGACCTTCAACAGCCAGTTCGTCAAAGCCCAAGAAATGCGCTACGGCGAAAACCCACACCAGAGCGCAGCGTTCTATGTCGAGGCCCTAAAAGGTGAGGCCAGTATTTCCACTGCCGTGCAGCTGCAAGGCAAAGAGCTGTCGTTCAACAACGTGGCCGACACAGATGCCGCGCTGGAGTGTGTGAAGAGCTTTGTTAAGCCCGCCTGCGTGATCGTTAAGCACGCTAACCCGTGCGGCGTGGCCGTGGCTTTGGACAGCGAAGGCGGCATCCGCCAAGCCTATGAACTGGCCTACGCCACCGACACCGAGTCAGCGTTTGGCGGCATCATCGCCTTCAACCGTGAACTGGACAGCGCCACCGCCCAGGCCATCGTCGAGCGCCAGTTTGTTGAAGTGATTATCGCGCCGAAAATCAGCTTGGAGGCCCGCGCCATCGTTGCGGCTAAAGCCAACGTACGCCTGCTCGAATGCGGCGAATGGGCGGCCGAACGCAGCGCCGGCTGGGACCTCAAGCGGGTCAACGGCGGCCTGCTGGTACAGAGCCGCGACATCGGCATGATCAAGGCAGAAGAGCTGAAAATCGTCACCCAGCGCGCCCCGAGCGAGCAGGAAGTGCACGACCTGATCTTCGCCTGGAAAGTGGCCAAGTTCGTCAAATCCAATGCCATCGTCTACGCCAAAAACCGCCAGACCATCGGCGTCGGTGCCGGCCAGATGAGCCGGGTTAACTCCGCGCGCATTGCCGCCATCAAGGCTGAGCATGCCGGTTTGAAAGTGGCGGGATCAGTCATGGCCTCCGACGCCTTCTTCCCGTTCCGCGACGGTTTGGACAACGCCGCCGCCAATGGCATTACCGCGGTGATCCAACCCGGCGGCTCGATGCGCGATGCGGAAGTGATCGCCGCTGCCGACGAGGCCAATATCGCGATGGTATTCACCGGCATGCGTCATTTCCGCCATTGA
- the prmA gene encoding 50S ribosomal protein L11 methyltransferase yields the protein MPWLQVRLAITPEQSETYEDALLEVGAVSVTFMDAEDQPIFEPDLGTTPLWSHTHLLALFEADTQAAAVFAHLQLLTGVELPEHHAEVIADQDWERSWMDGFQPMRFGQRLWIVPSWHAAPEPDAVNLLLDPGLAFGTGTHPTTALCLEWLDSQNLQGCNVIDFGCGSGILAIAALLLGAPHAVGTDIDIQAIEASRDNAGRNGIDPTRFPLYLPEHMPQEPADVVVANILAGPLVALAPQITGLVKAGGRLALSGILAEQAEEVRTAYDQAFALDPTADKDGWVRISGVRR from the coding sequence ATGCCCTGGTTACAAGTCCGTCTCGCCATCACCCCAGAGCAGTCGGAAACTTACGAAGATGCGCTGCTCGAAGTCGGCGCCGTCTCAGTAACCTTTATGGACGCCGAAGACCAGCCCATCTTCGAGCCGGACCTGGGCACCACGCCGTTGTGGTCGCACACTCATCTGCTGGCACTATTTGAGGCCGATACGCAGGCCGCTGCGGTGTTTGCTCACTTGCAACTGCTCACCGGCGTCGAATTGCCGGAACACCACGCCGAAGTGATTGCTGATCAGGACTGGGAGCGCAGCTGGATGGATGGCTTCCAACCGATGCGTTTTGGCCAACGCCTGTGGATCGTGCCGAGCTGGCACGCCGCGCCTGAGCCAGATGCCGTCAACCTGTTGCTCGATCCGGGCCTGGCCTTTGGCACCGGCACCCACCCGACCACCGCGTTATGCCTGGAATGGCTGGACAGCCAGAACCTGCAGGGTTGTAACGTCATCGACTTTGGCTGCGGCTCGGGCATCCTTGCCATTGCTGCCTTGTTGCTCGGCGCACCGCATGCCGTCGGCACTGATATCGACATCCAAGCCATCGAAGCCTCGCGCGATAACGCGGGGCGTAACGGTATCGATCCCACACGCTTCCCGCTTTACCTGCCCGAGCACATGCCGCAGGAGCCGGCCGATGTGGTGGTGGCCAATATTCTCGCCGGCCCGCTGGTGGCCTTAGCGCCGCAGATCACGGGACTGGTCAAAGCCGGCGGACGCTTGGCGCTGTCGGGCATCCTCGCCGAACAAGCCGAAGAGGTGCGCACCGCCTATGACCAGGCCTTTGCCCTCGACCCGACCGCTGACAAAGACGGCTGGGTCCGCATCAGCGGTGTGCGCCGCTAA